One genomic region from Rhodopirellula halodulae encodes:
- a CDS encoding DUF2262 domain-containing protein: MLDQIVELIGDIFPAGDDSQPVEFQDSRFGRLIFRDEYSWFEGSFELPETGDTVDLFLDSAPEAPNQASIDRAKQITDEWPQRRSTILARITDNLLDLYNKEWRKLDESDEGPLDAGRFSDRLSLCSLAIDSEQFVTLGFHADGMFTDHGVTATVSTEDEIDAWVD; this comes from the coding sequence TTGCTGGATCAAATCGTCGAACTGATCGGAGACATCTTCCCTGCCGGCGACGATTCACAACCCGTCGAGTTCCAAGATTCCCGATTTGGACGTCTCATTTTTCGTGATGAATACTCATGGTTTGAGGGATCTTTCGAGCTACCAGAAACAGGCGATACCGTGGACCTCTTCCTTGATTCAGCTCCAGAAGCACCGAATCAAGCATCTATTGACCGTGCCAAGCAGATTACAGACGAATGGCCACAACGCAGATCAACTATTCTCGCACGAATCACGGACAATCTATTGGACCTTTACAACAAAGAATGGCGGAAACTGGACGAGAGCGACGAAGGCCCATTGGATGCCGGCAGATTTTCCGATCGATTATCATTGTGCTCGTTGGCGATAGATTCCGAACAATTCGTGACCTTGGGGTTTCACGCTGACGGGATGTTTACAGACCATGGCGTGACCGCAACGGTTTCCACTGAAGATGAGATTGACGCTTGGGTGGACTAG